From the Pyxidicoccus trucidator genome, one window contains:
- a CDS encoding SDR family NAD(P)-dependent oxidoreductase — protein sequence MTRYDFTGRVALITGGTSGIGLATARAFARAGASVVLAARGEDAGREARAALEAEGARVRFFPSDVRDDASVARAVEGTLKDFGRLDFAVNSAGSGGDMASLENTNQDVWDSVMAINARGVWLAMRHEIPAMLQSGGGAIVNLSSIYGLAGRAAHHAYVASKHAVVGLTRSVALEYATRGIRVNALCAGVTRTAGMRQAETFAPELVQGLVAEHPMGRMATEEEIASAALWLCSDGASYVTGTPLSVDGGFLAA from the coding sequence CTCGCCACGGCGCGAGCCTTCGCCCGGGCGGGCGCCAGCGTGGTCCTCGCCGCGCGTGGCGAAGACGCCGGGCGTGAAGCCCGCGCGGCCCTGGAAGCCGAGGGCGCCCGGGTCCGCTTCTTTCCCTCCGACGTGCGCGACGACGCCTCCGTGGCACGTGCCGTGGAAGGCACCCTGAAGGACTTCGGCCGGCTGGACTTCGCCGTCAACAGCGCCGGGAGCGGCGGCGACATGGCCTCGCTGGAGAACACGAATCAGGACGTCTGGGACAGCGTCATGGCCATCAACGCCCGGGGCGTCTGGCTCGCCATGCGCCACGAAATCCCCGCGATGCTCCAGTCCGGAGGCGGCGCCATCGTCAACCTCAGCTCCATCTACGGCCTGGCTGGCAGGGCCGCGCACCACGCCTATGTCGCCTCGAAGCACGCCGTGGTGGGCCTGACGCGCTCGGTGGCGCTCGAGTATGCGACTCGCGGCATCCGGGTGAACGCGCTCTGCGCCGGTGTCACCCGGACTGCCGGCATGCGCCAGGCGGAGACCTTCGCCCCGGAGCTCGTCCAGGGACTCGTCGCCGAGCACCCGATGGGGCGGATGGCCACGGAAGAGGAAATCGCCAGCGCGGCCCTCTGGCTGTGCTCCGACGGCGCCAGCTACGTTACCGGCACGCCTCTCTCCGTCGACGGCGGCTTCCTCGCCGCATAG